The following are from one region of the Fusarium verticillioides 7600 chromosome 1, whole genome shotgun sequence genome:
- a CDS encoding sialidase-1 — protein sequence MKVVYVLTLSLGVADAVVLPVFSAPKGGYALPRPDSDDTTDTSKPAAGLSKTNLNSVLPVFGNAKPKSGFPASALSRRVERIDQTYGSDESPDDSDYTPTEPSDASPSGSSDDTPSDSSDDIQQVVYAEPFMQPTYVRFGPVPVDKPEVAPKAKPKSKDAASVSRHGGDDDSSSGGHKQKGKDKNKSKDDKGRHNGDDDDTKSRKKPEDSPKTSSSSATDSVSVTATSTAAPTSSPTGDDKGKGKGKGKGKGKDDGRHHGDDDATKSRTRVDDSKTRSSASPTATAASKKGSSGKHTGHDDAGKTEDSKTNSKKGSKKSKSKASKKSFITHQSGKTFDADSTKGGGKNGPGYNSSFDVPKLNKGYIQAIPPKASTLNNKFSSRVKPRPQLDTKKVRPLSSSPLLKRDAKENVLSLRAAAPFNSAAIDRKKWSVTCDSVHEGDDCKNAIDGSSDTMWHTQWEGSEPAPPHSITVDMKKSYNVNGISMLPRQDGSQNGYIAQHQVFLSKDGKTWGSPVAYGNWYSDWTVKYANFDTQPARFVKLVALTEANANPWTSIAELNVFQANDYIPPQASQGAWGPTINFPIIPVAGTVDPNTGKVLVWSSWARDTMSGGPGGLTLTSTWDPATGQVAERQVTETNHDMFCPGISLDGNGQLVVTGGNNAERTSLFDPVQQAWVSGPNMQVARGYQSSATTSTGKVFTIGGSWSGGSSFKNGEVYDPKKKTWTLLNKADVQKMLTDDAQGLFRSDNHAWLFGWKSGTVFQAGPSKNMNWYYTEKKNGDVKTAGQRASDRGVAPDAMCGNAIMFDAVKGKILTHGGTPNYQDSDATTDAHIITVGNPGTNASVAYASEGLFFPRVFHSSVVLPNGNVFITGGQQYAIPFEDSTPQLQPEMYYPEKDGFELMKPNNIVRVYHSIALLLPDGRVFNGGGGLCGGCDTNHFDAQLYTPPYLYDAKGKLATRPKITSVSVSSVKVGGTVTVHTGGAIVQASLVRYGTATHTVNTDQRRIPLTLANVGKNSYSFQVPSDPGVALPGYWMLFVMDKNGVPSVASTIKVTGS from the coding sequence ATGAAGGTTGTTTATGTCTTGACGCTATCCCTGGGCGTCGCTGATGCTGTGGTGTTGCCTGTCTTCTCAGCCCCCAAGGGTGGCTATGCACTTCCCCGACCTGATTCAGATGACACAACGGATACTTCAAAGCCTGCGGCTGGTTTATCAAAGACGAATTTGAATTCCGTGCTCCCTGTTTTTGGGAATGCAAAGCCAAAGAGTGGATTTCCAGCTTCTGCTTTGTCGCGAAGAGTTGAGCGAATTGATCAGACTTATGGCTCTGATGAGTCTCCCGATGACTCTGATTATACGCCCACGGAGCCATCTGACGCTTCTCCATCAGGTTCATCTGATGACACACCTTCAGACTCCTCAGATGATATTCAACAAGTGGTATATGCCGAGCCATTCATGCAACCGACTTATGTCCGCTTTGGCCCAGTTCCTGTCGACAAGCCAGAAGTtgctcccaaggccaagccaaagtcaaaagatgCTGCTAGTGTATCCAGACATGGGGGAGACGATGACTCTAGCTCTGGTGGCCACAAGCAAAAGGGAAAGGATAAGAACAAGAGCAAAGATGACAAGGGACGGCAcaacggcgatgatgatgatacaaaGTCTCgcaagaagcctgaggattCACCAAAGACATCTTCTAGCAGTGCAACTGACTCGGTTTCTGTTACTGCTACAAGCACTGCAGCCCCTACGAGCTCGCCCACGGGTGATGACAAGGGTAAAGGCaagggaaaaggaaaggggAAGGGCAAAGACGATGGTAGAcatcatggtgatgatgatgctaccAAGTCTCGCACCAGAGTTGATGACTCCAAGACTCGATCATCGGCATCACCAACTGCTACTGCAGCCTCCAAGAAGGGAAGCTCTGGCAAGCAcactggccatgatgatgctggcaagactgaggactccaagaccaactccaagaagggatcaaagaagtccaagtccaaggcctCCAAGAAATCTTTTATCACCCATCAATCCGGCAAGACCTTTGATGCAGATAGCACCAAAGGCGGCGGCAAAAACGGCCCCGGCTACAACTCGTCCTTCGACGtccccaagctcaacaagggctacatccaagccatccCCCCCAAAGCCAgcaccctcaacaacaagttCAGCTCACGCGTGAAGCCTCGTCCCCAACTCGACACAAAAAAGGTCCGTCCcctttcctcctccccccTGCTCAAGAGAGATGCAAAAGAAAACGTACTGAGTCTCCGTGCAGCCGCGCCCTTCAACAGCGCCGCGATCGACCGCAAAAAGTGGTCAGTGACGTGTGATAGCGTGCACGAGGGGGATGACTGCAAGAATGCTATCGATGGGAGCAGTGATACTATGTGGCATACACAGTGGGAGGGCAGTGAGCCTGCGCCTCCGCATAGTATCACTGTtgatatgaagaagagctacAATGTTAATGGTATTTCTATGTTGCCGAGACAGGATGGCTCGCAGAATGGCTATATTGCACAGCATCAGGTTTTCTTGAGCAAGGACGGAAAGACTTGGGGTTCGCCTGTGGCGTATGGGAATTGGTACAGTGACTGGACTGTCAAGTATGCCAATTTCGATACGCAGCCTGCCCGCTTTGTGAAGCTTGTTGCTCTCACTGAAGCAAATGCGAATCCTTGGACAAGCATTGCAGAACTCAATGTCTTCCAAGCAAACGACTACATCCCCCCTCAAGCATCCCAGGGCGCTTGGGGTCCCACCATCAACTTCCCCATCATCCCTGTTGCCGGAACCGTTGATCCCAACACAGGCAAAGTCCTCGTCTGGTCATCCTGGGCTCGAGATACCATGTCCGGTGGCCCTGGTGGTCTAACTCTCACTTCAACATGGGACCCAGCAACAGGCCAAGTCGCAGAGCGTCAAGTCACAGAGACAAACCATGACATGTTCTGCCCCGGCATTTCCCTTGACGGAAACGGCCAACTCGTCGTCACGGGCGGCAACAACGCTGAGCGCACAAGCCTCTTCGATCCCGTGCAGCAAGCGTGGGTATCCGGGCCCAACATGCAAGTCGCACGCGGGTATCAATCCTCCGCCACGACATCCACAGGCAAGGTCTTTACCATCGGAGGATCATGGAGCGGCGGCTCGTCCTTCAAGAACGGCGAGGTGTACGacccgaagaagaagacctggACGTTGCTTAATAAAGCTGAtgtccagaagatgctcacGGATGATGCGCAGGGCTTGTTCCGCTCTGATAACCACGCTTGGCTGTTTGGTTGGAAGAGCGGTACTGTGTTCCAGGCTGGGCCGAGTAAGAACATGAACTGGTACTacactgagaagaagaatggtgatgtcaagactgcGGGGCAGAGGGCCTCTGATCGTGGTGTTGCGCCTGATGCCATGTGCGGCAACGCCATCATGTTTGACGccgtcaagggcaagatctTGACTCATGGTGGAACTCCGAATTATCAAGACTCGGATGCTACTACCGATGCCCACATCATCACTGTCGGAAACCCTGGTACAAACGCTTCTGTTGCTTACGCCAGTGAgggtctcttcttccctcgTGTCTTCCACAGTTCTGTTGTTCTACCCAACGGCAACGTCTTCATCACGGGCGGTCAGCAATACGCCATCCCGTTTGAAGACTCAACGCCCCAGCTGCAACCGGAGATGTACTATCCCGAAAAAGACGGCTTTGAGCTCATGAAGCCCAACAACATCGTGAGGGTATATCACAGTatcgccctcctcctccccgACGGACGAGTCTTCAACGGCGGCGGTGGTCTCTGCGGCGGATGTGACACCAACCACTTTGACGCTCAACTCTACACTCCCCCCTATCTCTACGACGCAAAGGGCAAGTTGGCCACACGCCCCAAGATTACTTCCGTGTCCGTATCTTCTGTCAAGGTTGGAGGAACAGTCACTGTTCATACGGGGGGAGCTATCGTGCAGGCATCGCTGGTGCGGTACGGAACGGCTACGCACACTGTTAACACCGACCAACGGCGTATTCCGTTGACGTTGGCTAACGTGGGGAAGAATTCGTATTCGTTCCAGGTGCCTAGTGATCCTGGTGTTGCGCTGCCGGGATATTGGATGTTGTTTGTCATGGATAAGAATGGAGTGCCGAGTGTGGCTTCTACGATCAAGGTGACTGGTTCGTAG
- a CDS encoding hypothetical protein (At least one base has a quality score < 10), whose amino-acid sequence MAPGTRRANRSGYAEHDDFEGLPVRQWRQEWIKVAPPQQQEQTQQNDIWSIDLPHGMPKDSHLLPAHSQELLAAARSGRLYKRPAPAEEEEADADAALEKPEKKEDDASARGFSVKVWKQLPRNTDTPGTSHLAKRQKNTVTIASRTVEEKVQGPTVTRATVRRIDAAGNPYTEEVTLSDGQQVQGEIVSTRIEQAPVAGSEPLATTPVPNRRRPPPPKRKAKAGPGRGKKKIKNPLPDVGAPAAAPVAGADSVVPAVPIKPENPAEAAIKQEREDSANQDSPMPDADDDDDDEDGDDDEGDEGEEGEATPAAESQANGENNKSQDHEMTDATPTTATEAAPVPPPAPEPAPATLPTPLEKEESDTFMQTDSSAPVSVPPNPMSLAPPTTLTPGGSRLEGSPLKNVVMPSPTKEVDQEQLLKAAIDAPFAGDEKPAEPELTEENLARASLEPPAKDDEPHVSAEEQLLKAAIDAPFGPGPQLAAASAVEPADSTIAEPPSTIVGEAPEVAADRDVPMLEPTDSEALLPPPPEEVGNIATTPPGSSGEHGASGPGSEVKPSTDIQAGEEAISQRPPLITTETGLTEDSIKPDDSASITAPISDITDVPAVAPSVDPPPEPPAETTVQDSTMEEAPQEPATEEIKEPTPPQPEIKEESAPPAAEEVLREESPNLLSSLMDKLDEQHAEIESMKQKASASAEPAPESVPEPVAEVPAEVPAKAVIEPAAEPVSEHMSELIAKPTAESAPETAADPITEAAPESSTEHPAETLAGPVAEPVTEPAADVPPESALIPEAPAEPVDEPMVTEEVKTEEVKTEEPTVEPPIVEAPAIDAPAVPEPSVVEGQQTTQESTQN is encoded by the exons ATGGCGCCAGGA ACGCGACGCGCCAACAGATCAGGATATGCCGAGCACGATGACTTCGAAG GTCTTCCCGTGcgacaatggcgacaagAATGGATAAAGGTTGCGCCGCCGCAACAGCAGGAACAGACTCAGCAGAATGATATCTGGTCGATCGATTTACCTCACGGCATGCCAAAAGACTCGCATCTACTGCCGGCCCATAGTCAGGAACTTCTGGCGGCTGCGCGATCCGGAAGACTATATAAACGGCCTGCGccagctgaggaggaggaggccgatGCTGACgcagctcttgagaagccagagaagaaggaagatgatgcaAGCGCTCGAGGTTTCAGCGTGAAAGTATGGAAGCAGTTGCCTCGTAATACCGATACACCTGGTACATCACATCTCGCGAAACGGCAGAAGAACACCGTAACGATCGCCAGTCGGACGGTGGAAGAGAAGGTTCAAGGACCGACAGTTACAAGGGCGACTGTCAGGAGAATCGATGCCGCCGGAAACCCATATACAGAAGAGGTTACTCTATCTGATGGCCAACAAGTCCAGGGCGAAATTGTTTCGACACGGATTGAACAAGCACCCGTTGCTGGCTCTGAACCACTTGCTACGACTCCCGTTCCCAACCGACGAAGGCCGCCACCACCGAAGAGAAAGGCTAAGGCTGGTCCTGGCcgaggaaagaagaagatcaagaacccCCTTCCTGATGTTGGTGCTCCGGCGGCGGCGCCTGTCGCTGGAGCAGATAGTGTTGTGCCCGCTGTTCCAATTAAACCCGAGAATCCTGCAGAAGCT GCTATCAAACAGGAACGTGAAGACTCTGCCAATCAGGACAGTCCAATGCCGGATgcagatgacgacgatgacgatgaagatggggatgatgacgaaggtgacgagggtgaagagggagaggcaACACCAGCTGCGGAGAGTCAAGCAAATGGTGAAAACAACAAGTCACAAGATCACGAGATGACAGACGCGACCCCCACGACAGCCACTGAGGCAGCGCCCGTTCCACCGCCTGCACCAGAGCCAGCACCGGCGACTCTCCCAACTCCTCTTGAAAAAGAGGAGTCTGATACTTTCATGCAAACCGATTCATCTGCGCCCGTGTCTGTGCCACCGAACCCTATGAGTCTGGCACCCCCAACAACCCTCACACCTGGTGGATCCAGACTGGAAGGCAGCCCCCTTAAGAACGTGGTTATGCCTTCACCTACCAAGGAGGTGGATCAGGAGCAATTGTTGAAGGCGGCGATAGATGCGCCTTTTGCGGGAGATGAAAAGCCCGCGGAGCCTGAATTGACTGAGGAGAACCTTGCCCGAGCATCGCTAGAGCCACCCgccaaggatgatgaacCCCATGTTTCAGCGGAGGAACAGCTCCTGAAGGCAGCTATAGATGCTCCCTTTGGGCCAGGACCACAACTGGCAGCCGCATCTGCTGTCGAACCTGCGGACTCGACTATAGCCGAGCCTCCGTCTACCATTGTCGGAGAGGCTCCTGAGGTTGCGGCTGATCGCGACGTTCCAATGTTGGAGCCGACCGACAGCGAGGCACTATTACCTCCTCCACctgaagaagttggcaaCATTGCCACCACACCTCCCGGAAGCTCTGGGGAGCATGGTGCTTCAGGGCCCGGCAGTGAAGTCAAGCCTTCAACAGATATTCAGGCTGGCGAGGAGGCAATTTCGCAGCGACCACCTCTGATAACAACTGAAACTGGTTTGACAGAGGATAGCATCAAGCCCGATGATTCAGCCTCTATCACTGCTCCTATCTCTGATATCACAGATGTCCCAGCAGTGGCTCCATCAGTTGATCCTCCACCTGAACCGCCCGCTGAAACCACTGTGCAAGATTCCACTATGGAAGAGGCCCCTCAAGAACCCGCCACagaggagatcaaggagccTACACCACCTCAacccgagatcaaggaagagtcagctcctcctgcagctgaagaagtgCTTCGTGAGGAATCGCCTAATTTGCTTTCCAGCTTGATGGACAAACTTGATGAGCAGCATGCAGAGATCGAGAGTATGAAGCAAAAAGCATCAGCGTCAGCTGAACCTGCACCTGAATCGGTGCCAGAGCCTGTTGCCGAGGTGCCTGCAGAGGTTCCTGCAAAGGCTGTCATTGAGCCAGCTGCTGAACCTGTCTCTGAGCACATGTCCGAGCTTATCGCTAAACCTACTGCTGAATCTGCCCCTGAAACCGCTGCGGACCCTATCACTGAGGCCGCTCCTGAATCTAGTACTGAGCATCCTGCGGAAACACTGGCAGGCCCTGTTGCGGAACCAGTCACAGAGCCGGCGGCTGATGTTCCTCCTGAATCAGCATTAATACCCGAGGCACCAGCTGAGCCAGTTGATGAGCCCATGGTTACTGAGGAAGTTAAGACTGAAGAGGTGAAGACAGAGGAGCCTACTGTTGAGCCTCCCATTGTTGAGGCTCCTGCTATCGATGCCCCGGCAGTTCCTGAACCCTCAGTGGTCGAAGGACAGCAAACAACACAAGAATCAACGCAAAACTAG
- a CDS encoding hypothetical protein (At least one base has a quality score < 10) — protein MEGELQKQNINIGLDILLLVIKKQEMMYNMEPRSLIPSWSTTPLPNITLSASGLLVLADLRTISRRTALTGGASWIDSLVLAPGLHYQQACDDLEREAPIGLIALSSQTLGQIQYAVKNTMTASYLKSLVKDGAENIITLDVGLDTPWDVVKIVGKVVRRHRISDEEDDDEDHEDWASLSDVDWLSHLLYLISPLITSTSIAFMVIFEDWWGLAILLTLVSSRILNIWAIKQRTTHSEPPPESLTMTEYTVDLGGGHSVRLRGPDADLQALVTHAWLRTQSSLEGYLEAAAKLMVYMSAALGGNMTQAGAIVLIGLLLASAALLGLSNAHARGFRMHGRYAMPRQTKMKAVEVRSNSSTSAGEVQTGLV, from the exons ATGGAGGGAGAGTtacagaaacaaaacatcaatATTGGACTCGATATATTGCTCTTGGtgatcaagaaacaagagatGATGTATAACATGGAG CCTCGATCTCTAATTCCTTCATGGTCCACTACTCCTTTACCAAACATAACCCTATCGGCCAGCggtcttctcgtcctcgccgaTCTTCGTACTATCTCCCGTCGCACTGCTCTCACCGGCGGCGCCTCATGGATCGACTCCCTAGTCCTCGCCCCCGGTTTGCATTACCAACAAGCATGCGATGACCTGGAACGTGAAGCTCCCATCGGCTTAATAGCATTGTCTTCTCAAACACTCGGCCAGATACAATATGCCGTGAAGAATACCATGACGGCGAGTtatctcaagagccttgtcaaAGATGGTGCTGAGAACATTATCACTCTGGACGTTGGACTAGATACGCCATGGGATGTAGTCAAAATCGTGGGCAAGGTCGTTAGAAGACACAGGAtatcagatgaagaagacgacgatgaggatcaCGAAGACTGGGCTTCCCTCTCTGATGTCGACTGGCTCAGTCACCTCCTCTACCTAATCAGCCCCCTCATAACATCAACTTCCATAGCCTTTATGGTAATCTTCGAAGACTGGTGGGGCCTCGCCATTCTCCTCACCCTCGTCAGTTCtcgcatcctcaacatctggGCCATAAAGCAACGCACGACACACTCAGAACCGCCCCCCGAAAGTCTAACCATGACAGAATACACCGTCGATCTTGGCGGAGGACACAGCGTGCGACTACGCGGCCCAGACGCGGACTTACAGGCTCTTGTTACTCATGCTTGGCTACGTACACAGTCGAGTCTGGAGGGCTATCTTGAGGCGGCGGCTAAGTTGATGGTGTACATGTCTGCCGCACTGGGAGGAAACATGACACAGGCTGGAGCCATTGTGCTCATTGGACTATTACTTGCCAGTGCCGCGCTATTGGGACTGAGCAATGCACATGCGCGAGGGTTCCGTATGCATGGTCGCTATGCAATGCCCCGGCAaacgaagatgaaggctgtGGAAGTTCGCAGTAACAGTAGTACTTCGGCAGGAGAGGTGCAAACCGGATTGGTTTAG